In Erigeron canadensis isolate Cc75 chromosome 7, C_canadensis_v1, whole genome shotgun sequence, one DNA window encodes the following:
- the LOC122607000 gene encoding chlorophyll a-b binding protein CP29.1, chloroplastic-like: MASSTTAAAAASSFIGTRLPDLHSNSGRVTARFGFGKKKAAPAKKVSKTVTSDRPLWYPGAKAPEYLDGSLVGDYGFDPFGLGKPAEYLQFDLDSLDQNLAKNLAGDVIGTRFESADVKSTPFQPYDEVFGLQRFRECELIHGRWAMLATLGALTVESVTGVTWQDAGKVELIDGSSYFGQPLPFSITTLIWIEVLVIGFIEFQRNAELEPEKRLYPGGPFDPLNLASDPEKKATLQLAEIKHARLAMVAFLGFAVQAAATGKGPLNNWVTHLSDPLHTTILDTFGFFS, translated from the exons ATGGCATCgtccaccaccgccgccgccgctgCATCGTCCTTCATCGGAACCCGTCTTCCAGACCTACATTCGAACTCGGGCCGAGTTACAGCCCGGTTCGGGTTTGGAAAGAAAAAGGCCGCCCCTGCTaaaaaagtatcaaaaactGTCACATCTGACCGTCCATTATGGTACCCTGGCGCAAAAGCACCAGAGTACCTAGACGGCAGTCTGGTTGGTGACTACGGGTTTGACCCTTTTGGTCTGGGCAAACCCGCAGAATACTTGCAGTTTGACTTGGACTCTTTGGACCAAAACTTGGCCAAGAATTTGGCAGGGGATGTTATTGGAACTAGGTTCGAGAGTGCGGATGTGAAATCGACTCCTTTCCAACCTTATGATGAGGTTTTTGGGCTGCAAAGGTTTAGGGAGTGTGAGCTTATCCATGGAAGATGGGCTATGTTGGCTACACTTGGTGCTCTTACAGTCGAGTCTGTCACTGGTGTTACATGGCAAGATGCAGGAAAG GTGGAACTAATTGACGGATCATCGTATTTTGGCCAACCACTTCCGTTCTCCATCACTACTTTGATATGGATCGAGGTTTTGGTCATTGGGTTCATCGAGTTCCAAAGAAATGCTGAGCTTGAACCCGAAAAGAGGCTCTACCCAGGTGGTCCATTTGATCCATTAAACTTGGCCAGCGACCCCGAGAAGAAAGCCACCCTTCAATTGGCAGAGATCAAACACGCCCGCCTTGCCATGGTGGCCTTCCTCGGCTTTGCTGTCCAAGCAGCAGCCACAGGAAAGGGCCCACTTAACAACTGGGTTACCCATTTGAGCGACCCACTTCACACTACTATCCTTGACACCTTCGGCTTCTTCTCTTAA
- the LOC122606999 gene encoding pyruvate decarboxylase 2: protein MDTKISVLEVAAPTSNGNLGCPAKTNNACCIQSSNAPLNSGEATLGRHLARRLVEVGVSDVFSVPGDFNLTLLDHLIAEPGLNLVGCCNELNAGYAADGYARVRGVGACVVTFTVGGLSVLNAIAGAYSENLPLICIVGGPNSNDYGTNRVLHHTIGLPDFSQELRCFQTVTCFQAVVNNLEDAHELIDTAISTALKESKPVYISIGCNLAAIPHATFSRDPVPFSLAPKASNQMGLEAAVEAAAEFLNKAVKPVMVGGPKLRVANASQAFVELADASGYALAVMPSGKGLVPEHHPHFIGTYWGAVSTAFCAEIVESADAYVFAGPIFNDYSSVGYSLLLKKEKALIVQPDRVVIGNGPTFGCILMKDFLQALAKRVKKNTTAYENYHRIFVPEGHPLKSVPKEPLRVNVLFEHIQKMLSNETAVIAETGDSWFNCQKLKLPQGCGYEFQMQYGSIGWSVGATLGYAQAATDKRVIACIGDGSFQVTAQDVSTMLRCGQNSIIFLINNGGYTIEVEIHDGPYNVIKNWNYTGLVDAIHNGEGKCWTTKVFCEEDLIEAIETATEDKKDCLCFIEVIAHKDDTSKELLEWGSRVSAANSRPPNPQ, encoded by the exons atggatacAAAAATTTCTGTCTTGGAAGTTGCTGCTCCTACTTCCAATGGCAACCTTGGTTGCCCTGCCAAAACCAACAATGCTTGTTGCATACAATCTTCAAATGCACCACTGAACTCCGGTGAAGCCACACTCGGCCGCCACCTTGCTCGTCGCCTCGTTGAAGTTGGCGTGTCCGACGTCTTTTCTGTCCCCG GTGACTTTAACTTGACTTTATTAGATCATCTGATCGCGGAGCCAGGGCTTAACCTGGTTGGGTGTTGCAATGAGCTGAATGCTGGATATGCGGCCGATGGCTATGCTAGAGTCCGTGGAGTTGGAGCGTGTGTTGTTACGTTTACTGTTGGTGGTTTGAGTGTGCTTAATGCGATTGCTGGTGCTTATAGTGAGAATCTTCCGCTTATTTGTATTGTCGGTGGACCGAATTCAAATGATTATGGAACGAACAGAGTTCTTCATCATACTATAGGATTGCCCGATTTTAGCCAGGAGCTTCGCTGTTTTCAGACTGTTACTTGCTTTCAG GCTGTGGTGAATAACTTGGAAGATGCACATGAACTGATCGATACCGCGATTTCAACTGCCTTGAAAGAGAGCAAGCCTGTTTATATCAGCATTGGTTGTAACTTGGCTGCAATTCCTCATGCTACTTTTAGCCGAGACCCCGTTCCATTTTCTTTAGCCCCAAA GGCGAGTAATCAGATGGGTTTGGAAGCAGCGGTTGAGGCTGCAGCCGAGTTTTTGAACAAGGCGGTAAAGCCTGTTATGGTAGGTGGGCCTAAACTGCGTGTTGCAAATGCATCGCAGGCTTTTGTTGAGTTAGCAGACGCTTCTGGATACGCTCTTGCTGTAATGCCATCAGGAAAAGGTCTAGTTCCAGAGCACCATCCCCACTTCATTGGGACGTATTGGGGCGCTGTAAGCACCGCCTTTTGTGCAGAAATCGTTGAATCAGCTGATGCATATGTATTCGCTGGTCCTATATTCAACGATTACAGCTCTGTTGGTTACTCTCTCCTTCTCAAGAAAGAGAAGGCCCTTATCGTGCAACCTGATCGTGTTGTGATTGGAAATGGGCCTACTTTTGGTTGCATTCTGATGAAGGATTTCTTGCAAGCTCTTGCAAAAAGGGTTAAGAAGAATACCACTGCTTATGAGAATTACCATAGGATTTTCGTCCCTGAAGGACACCCTCTAAAATCTGTTCCTAAGGAGCCATTGAGGGTTAATGTTCTGTTTGAGCATATTCAGAAGATGTTGTCAAATGAAACAGCTGTGATCGCTGAAACTGGTGATTCTTGGTTCAATTGCCAGAAACTAAAATTGCCACAAGGATGCGG ATATGAATTCCAGATGCAATACGGGTCCATTGGATGGTCTGTTGGTGCTACTCTTGGGTATGCACAGGCTGCAACTGATAAGAGGGTGATTGCTTGCATTGGTGATGGAAGCTTCCAG GTTACAGCTCAAGATGTGTCCACAATGCTGCGATGTGGACAGAACTCCATCATCTTTCTGATAAACAATGGTGGATATACTATTGAAGTTGAGATTCATGATGGTCCTTATAATGTGATCAAAAATTGGAACTACACTGGTTTAGTTGATGCAATTCACAATGGTGAGGGCAAGTGCTGGACTACAAAG GTGTTTTGTGAAGAAGATCTTATTGAAGCCATTGAGACAGCAACAGAAGATAAAAAGGATTGCTTGTGCTTCATTGAAGTGATTGCTCACAAGGACGATACAAGCAAAGAGCTGCTCGAGTGGGGTTCAAGAGTCTCTGCAGCTAACAGCCGTCCTCCAAACCCTCAGTAA